Proteins found in one Myxococcaceae bacterium JPH2 genomic segment:
- the acpS gene encoding holo-ACP synthase, with protein MSIIGLGLDICSIERIQRIITGPRADAFLTRVFTDGERATCSERHDAASAYAARFAAKEALVKALGAPKGIRWRDMEVVREDGPPRFALAGVAREVMEARGLEAFLALTHDAGVAAATVVLQTKRG; from the coding sequence ATGTCCATCATCGGCCTGGGCCTGGACATCTGCTCCATCGAGCGCATCCAGCGCATCATCACCGGGCCCCGGGCGGACGCGTTCCTCACGCGCGTGTTCACGGACGGCGAGCGGGCCACCTGCTCGGAGCGCCACGATGCCGCCAGCGCCTACGCGGCGCGGTTCGCGGCCAAGGAGGCGCTCGTCAAGGCCCTGGGCGCGCCCAAGGGGATTCGCTGGCGTGACATGGAGGTCGTGCGCGAGGACGGGCCGCCCCGCTTCGCGCTCGCTGGCGTGGCTCGCGAGGTGATGGAGGCCCGAGGGTTGGAGGCCTTCCTCGCGCTCACCCATGACGCTGGCGTGGCCGCCGCCACGGTGGTGCTTCAGACGAAGAGGGGCTGA
- a CDS encoding pyridoxine 5'-phosphate synthase produces MGQRLGVNVDHVATLRQARRTPYPDPVTAAALAELAGARQITIHLREDRRHIQDRDLRILRDTVQTLLNLEMAATAEMVKIAYEYKPDVVTLVPERREELTTEGGLEVAGQREQIAKIIKNLKDGEISVSLFIDPDLDQVRASHKVNADRIELHTGRYCEARNERERARELARIVDAAKAAAKLGMGVAAGHGLNYDNVQPIARIQEIDELNIGHGIVARAVLVGFERAVREMLELMRDAG; encoded by the coding sequence ATGGGACAGCGACTGGGTGTCAACGTGGATCATGTGGCGACGCTGCGTCAGGCGCGTCGCACCCCTTATCCGGATCCGGTGACGGCGGCCGCGCTGGCCGAGCTGGCTGGCGCGCGGCAGATCACCATCCACCTGCGCGAGGATCGGCGCCATATCCAGGACCGAGACCTGCGCATCCTGCGCGACACGGTGCAGACGCTGCTCAACCTGGAGATGGCGGCCACCGCGGAGATGGTGAAGATCGCCTACGAGTACAAGCCGGACGTGGTGACGCTGGTGCCCGAGCGCCGCGAGGAACTCACCACCGAGGGCGGCCTGGAGGTGGCGGGCCAGCGCGAGCAGATCGCGAAGATCATCAAGAACCTCAAGGACGGGGAGATTTCGGTCTCGCTGTTCATCGATCCGGACCTGGACCAGGTGCGCGCATCGCACAAGGTGAACGCGGACCGCATCGAGCTGCACACCGGGCGCTACTGCGAGGCGCGCAACGAGCGCGAGCGGGCGCGGGAGCTGGCGCGCATCGTGGACGCGGCCAAGGCGGCGGCGAAGCTCGGCATGGGCGTGGCGGCGGGGCACGGCCTCAACTACGACAACGTGCAGCCCATCGCTCGCATCCAGGAGATCGACGAGCTGAACATCGGCCATGGCATCGTCGCGCGCGCCGTGCTCGTGGGCTTCGAGCGTGCGGTGCGCGAGATGCTCGAGCTGATGCGCGACGCGGGGTAA
- a CDS encoding phosphoglucosamine mutase — MAYRMNMPPKEGRTAERLFGTDGVRGTANVYPMTAEVAMQLGRALAYLIRNGPHRHRVLVGKDTRLSGYMLEQALAAGIISMGVDVELVGPLPTPGISNLTTSMRADAGAVISASHNPYQDNGIKFFWRDGFKLPDETEAKIEELLSSGAIDSIRPTATKIGRAFRMEDARGRYIVYLKATFPRELTLEGLTIVVDCANGAAYRTAPLVLEELGAKVIAIGVQPDGKNINHKCGALYPENLARTVVKHGAHLGIALDGDADRLIVVDEKGKVVDGDAIMAICTGELVARKELKKKTLVATVMSNIGLERAVSQWGVKVARTRVGDRNVVEEMRRNGYNLGGEQSGHLIFLDHTTTGDGTLAALQLLAVMCRQGKPLSELASIFEPVPQTLLNVVVKQKRELGELPEVMKVIKSVEQRLGKSGRVLVRFSGTEPKARVLIEGEDAARNEAFAKEIGDALAKALSR; from the coding sequence ATGGCGTACAGGATGAACATGCCCCCGAAGGAGGGGCGCACCGCGGAACGGTTGTTCGGCACCGACGGTGTGCGCGGCACGGCGAACGTCTACCCGATGACCGCCGAGGTCGCGATGCAGCTCGGTCGCGCGCTCGCGTATCTCATCCGCAATGGTCCGCACCGGCACCGCGTGCTCGTGGGCAAGGACACGCGGCTCTCGGGCTACATGCTGGAGCAGGCCCTGGCCGCGGGCATCATCTCCATGGGCGTGGATGTGGAGCTGGTGGGGCCGCTGCCCACGCCGGGCATCTCCAACCTCACCACGTCCATGCGCGCGGACGCGGGCGCGGTGATTTCCGCGTCCCACAATCCGTACCAGGACAACGGCATCAAGTTCTTCTGGCGCGATGGCTTCAAGCTGCCGGACGAGACGGAGGCGAAGATCGAGGAGCTGCTGTCGAGCGGCGCCATCGACTCCATTCGCCCCACCGCCACCAAGATTGGCCGGGCGTTCCGCATGGAGGACGCGCGCGGGCGCTACATCGTCTACCTGAAGGCCACGTTCCCTCGCGAGCTGACGCTGGAGGGGCTGACCATCGTGGTGGACTGCGCGAACGGCGCGGCGTACCGCACGGCGCCCCTGGTGCTCGAGGAGCTGGGCGCCAAGGTGATCGCCATCGGCGTGCAGCCGGACGGCAAGAACATCAACCACAAGTGCGGCGCGCTCTATCCGGAGAACCTGGCGCGCACGGTGGTGAAGCACGGCGCCCACCTGGGCATCGCGCTGGACGGCGACGCGGACCGCCTCATCGTCGTGGATGAGAAGGGCAAGGTCGTGGATGGCGACGCCATCATGGCCATCTGCACCGGCGAGCTGGTGGCGCGCAAGGAGCTGAAGAAGAAGACGCTCGTGGCCACGGTGATGAGCAACATCGGCCTGGAGCGCGCGGTGTCCCAGTGGGGCGTGAAGGTCGCGCGCACCCGCGTGGGTGACCGCAACGTCGTCGAGGAGATGCGCCGCAACGGCTACAACCTGGGCGGCGAGCAGAGCGGCCACCTCATCTTCCTGGACCACACCACCACGGGCGACGGCACCCTCGCGGCGCTGCAGCTCCTGGCGGTGATGTGCCGCCAGGGCAAGCCCTTGAGCGAGCTGGCCTCCATCTTCGAGCCGGTGCCCCAGACGCTGCTCAACGTGGTGGTGAAGCAGAAGCGCGAGCTGGGTGAGCTGCCCGAGGTGATGAAGGTCATCAAGAGCGTGGAGCAGCGGCTGGGCAAGTCCGGCCGCGTGCTGGTGCGCTTCTCCGGCACCGAGCCCAAGGCCCGCGTGCTCATCGAGGGCGAGGACGCGGCGCGCAATGAAGCCTTCGCCAAGGAGATTGGCGACGCGCTGGCCAAGGCCCTCAGCCGGTAG
- the folP gene encoding dihydropteroate synthase, translating to MIRARPICLDRPEDLELALRRMGLPESSRESSRATLPHAQVLLTGLTSREEHFLQALAAAPREAGREAIPSWLPGAPHSRPGTGLLSGSRARFGRLVAEARADGSLSELVTALARVLEMGAPLPPLVLGGRTFELGSRTFVMGVVNVTPDSFSDGGRYFGVEAAIARGLALAEAGADVLDVGGESTRPGSRPVSVEEELARVLPVLEGLRARTQVPLSVDTTKAEVARAALRVGASLVNDVTGFHSDPALPAVVAESGAACCLMHTQGAPATMQQAPRYDDVVDEVLAYLEAGVAQAQAAGVPRERILVDPGIGFGKTAGHNLLLLRRMGELRVLGLPLLVGTSRKRFLGTLTGDKPPSERLAATLGSVAALAALGGADFVRVHDVAEARDALAVADALRGAADGGDLYSR from the coding sequence ATGATTCGTGCCCGCCCCATCTGCCTCGACCGTCCGGAAGACCTGGAGCTGGCCCTCCGTCGCATGGGGCTGCCCGAGTCCTCGCGTGAGTCGTCGCGCGCGACGTTGCCTCATGCGCAGGTGCTGCTCACGGGGCTGACGTCCCGAGAGGAGCACTTCCTTCAAGCGCTCGCGGCGGCTCCTCGGGAGGCTGGGCGCGAGGCGATTCCTTCGTGGCTGCCGGGTGCGCCGCATTCCCGACCCGGGACGGGCTTGCTGTCGGGGAGCCGCGCGCGGTTCGGGCGGCTCGTGGCGGAGGCTCGCGCGGATGGCTCGCTGTCGGAGTTGGTGACGGCGCTGGCGCGGGTGCTCGAGATGGGGGCTCCGCTCCCTCCGCTCGTCCTGGGCGGGCGCACGTTCGAGCTGGGCTCGCGCACGTTTGTGATGGGCGTGGTGAACGTGACGCCCGACAGCTTCTCGGATGGTGGGCGCTACTTCGGCGTGGAGGCGGCCATCGCGCGGGGGCTGGCGCTGGCGGAGGCCGGTGCGGACGTGCTCGACGTGGGCGGAGAGTCCACGCGGCCCGGCTCTCGGCCGGTGTCCGTGGAGGAGGAGCTGGCGCGGGTGCTGCCGGTGCTGGAGGGGCTTCGCGCGCGCACGCAGGTGCCGCTGTCGGTGGACACCACCAAGGCGGAGGTGGCTCGCGCGGCCCTTCGCGTGGGGGCCTCGCTCGTCAATGACGTGACGGGCTTTCACTCAGACCCCGCGCTGCCGGCGGTGGTGGCCGAGTCCGGGGCTGCGTGTTGCCTCATGCACACGCAGGGGGCACCCGCCACGATGCAGCAGGCGCCTCGCTACGACGACGTGGTGGACGAGGTGCTCGCGTACCTGGAGGCGGGCGTGGCTCAGGCCCAGGCCGCGGGGGTGCCTCGTGAGCGCATCCTGGTGGATCCCGGCATTGGCTTTGGCAAGACAGCGGGGCACAACCTGCTGTTGCTGCGGCGCATGGGCGAGCTGCGCGTGCTGGGATTGCCCCTGCTCGTGGGCACCAGCCGCAAGCGCTTCCTGGGGACGCTGACGGGAGACAAGCCGCCCTCCGAGCGACTGGCCGCGACGCTCGGCTCCGTGGCTGCCCTGGCCGCCTTGGGCGGCGCGGACTTCGTGCGGGTGCACGACGTGGCGGAGGCTCGGGATGCGCTCGCGGTGGCGGATGCCCTGCGCGGGGCCGCGGACGGCGGGGACCTGTACTCGCGCTGA
- the ftsH gene encoding ATP-dependent zinc metalloprotease FtsH, whose amino-acid sequence MRSTYKTIGLWVILIVLFVAFYNFFSQGSDQVQEPTFTQLLTKVEEKKVRGVSIKGNTYSGTFVDTNEKFRTTGPAPDVAVLNQLRASNVDVKYEREEQNSLWLTILGQWMPVVFLFLFFIFFMRQLQGGSGKAMTFGKSKAKLLSESHNKVTFADVAGADECKEELEEIVAFLKDPKKFTKLGGRIPKGVLMMGSPGTGKTLLARAVAGEAGVPFFSISGSDFVEMFVGVGASRVRDLFEQGKKNAPCIIFIDEIDAVGRHRGAGLGGGHDEREQTLNQLLVEMDGFESNDGVILIAATNRPDVLDPALQRPGRFDRRIVVPRPDLKGRLGVLKVHTRRVPLAPDVELEVIARGTPGMTGADLENLVNESALMAARQNKERVDLSDFEAAKDKVFMGPERKSMIMTEKEKRNTAVHEAGHALLAKLLPGCDPLHKVTIIPRGQALGVTWSLPTEDRLNGYKKQILDRIAMMMGGRIAEELMFDEMSSGASNDIERATETARAMVCRWGMSSKLGPLSFGKSDGEVFLGRDFNSSKDYSEDTARQIDAEVREIVMDCYNRGRQALTEHMEALKRVSEALVEYETLDAEDVNILLQGGQLTRERPPPRINAPPKATEKKDKRKILDALEGLPKMEPGKA is encoded by the coding sequence GTGCGTTCGACCTACAAGACCATCGGGCTCTGGGTCATCCTGATCGTCCTCTTCGTCGCCTTCTACAACTTCTTCTCCCAGGGCAGCGACCAGGTCCAGGAGCCCACCTTCACGCAGCTCCTCACGAAGGTGGAGGAGAAGAAGGTCCGGGGCGTTTCGATCAAGGGCAACACCTACTCCGGCACGTTCGTGGACACGAACGAGAAGTTCCGGACGACGGGCCCCGCGCCGGACGTGGCCGTGCTCAACCAGCTTCGCGCCAGCAACGTGGACGTGAAGTATGAGCGCGAGGAGCAGAACAGCCTCTGGCTCACCATCCTCGGGCAGTGGATGCCCGTCGTCTTCCTGTTCCTCTTCTTCATCTTCTTCATGCGCCAGCTCCAGGGCGGCAGCGGGAAGGCGATGACCTTCGGCAAGTCGAAGGCGAAGCTGCTGAGCGAGAGTCACAACAAGGTGACGTTCGCGGACGTGGCCGGCGCCGACGAGTGCAAGGAGGAGCTGGAGGAGATCGTCGCGTTCCTCAAGGACCCCAAGAAGTTCACCAAGCTGGGCGGCCGCATCCCCAAGGGCGTCCTGATGATGGGCTCGCCGGGTACGGGCAAGACGCTGCTGGCGCGCGCGGTGGCCGGTGAGGCCGGTGTGCCGTTCTTCTCCATCTCTGGCTCGGACTTCGTGGAGATGTTCGTGGGCGTTGGCGCCAGCCGCGTTCGCGACCTGTTCGAGCAGGGCAAGAAGAACGCCCCCTGCATCATCTTCATCGACGAGATCGACGCCGTGGGCCGTCACCGTGGCGCGGGCCTCGGCGGTGGACACGACGAGCGCGAGCAGACGCTCAACCAGCTCCTCGTGGAGATGGACGGCTTCGAGTCCAACGACGGCGTCATCCTCATCGCGGCCACCAACCGTCCCGACGTGTTGGATCCGGCGCTCCAGCGCCCGGGCCGCTTCGACCGGCGCATCGTGGTTCCCCGTCCCGACCTGAAGGGCCGCCTGGGCGTGCTGAAGGTGCACACCCGCCGCGTGCCGCTGGCGCCGGATGTGGAGCTGGAGGTCATCGCTCGTGGAACGCCCGGCATGACGGGCGCGGACCTGGAGAACCTGGTCAACGAGTCGGCGCTGATGGCCGCGCGTCAGAACAAGGAGCGCGTGGACCTGAGCGACTTCGAGGCCGCCAAGGACAAGGTGTTCATGGGCCCGGAGCGCAAGTCCATGATCATGACCGAGAAGGAGAAGCGGAACACGGCCGTCCACGAGGCGGGCCATGCGCTGCTGGCCAAGCTCCTCCCCGGCTGCGACCCGCTCCACAAGGTCACCATCATCCCGCGCGGTCAGGCCCTGGGCGTCACGTGGAGCCTGCCCACCGAGGACCGCCTCAACGGGTACAAGAAGCAGATCCTCGACCGCATCGCCATGATGATGGGCGGCCGCATCGCCGAGGAGCTGATGTTCGACGAGATGAGCAGCGGCGCCTCCAACGACATCGAGCGGGCGACCGAGACGGCGCGCGCCATGGTGTGCCGCTGGGGCATGAGCTCGAAGCTGGGGCCCTTGTCGTTCGGCAAGAGCGACGGCGAGGTGTTCCTGGGCCGCGACTTCAACTCGTCCAAGGACTACTCCGAGGACACCGCGCGGCAGATCGACGCCGAGGTCCGTGAGATCGTCATGGACTGCTACAACCGCGGTCGCCAGGCGCTGACGGAGCACATGGAGGCGCTCAAGCGCGTCTCCGAGGCGCTGGTCGAGTACGAGACGCTGGATGCCGAGGACGTGAACATCCTCCTCCAGGGTGGCCAGCTCACCCGTGAGCGTCCGCCGCCCCGCATCAACGCGCCGCCCAAGGCGACGGAGAAGAAGGACAAGCGGAAGATCCTCGACGCGCTCGAGGGGCTCCCGAAGATGGAGCCGGGCAAGGCGTAA